CAAATATATGGAAAAATAAAGAAGTTATAACGGGATAATAGTCATTAGATGTCATGAGGAGAAAGGCTTGTTTTGTTTTTGATATGAGGTGAACATTCTGTTCGGTGTTGGTATCTGAGCAAGTAAGTGGAGAAGAAAAATTAATGTAGAAAAAACCAAACCTTGATTTTACATGAAAAATAGAGTATAGTAAAGGTATTGGATTAAATTTTTTAAAAAATCTTTTTTGATATGGGGTCGTATCTTCTTTTGGAAAAGGCAAACAAGAAGGCCTTTTAGAAATGATTACGCCTTTTTTTATTTTCTTATTGCTTTCCAAATTTTTCTTGATATAGAGTTTCTTTTCAAATTCTATGAGTAAATTTTGGGAGTGTTGGGTACCCTATCATTAAAATAGGATTACCTCAATCCAAATGATCATTGGGGGTTATGTTAATGTTCAACCGTAAAAACCAAGAAGAAGTAGAAAAGCTCGATACGATAGTTTGGGTTTGTTCTTCAGACGATTGTAATTGTTGGGTAAGGGATAACTTTAAAAGCAGTGAGGAACCTGCATGTCCAATCTGTGAAAGTAAAATGGAACAATCGACAAAATTTATTGAAGTGGTTCATAACCCAAGCTCAGCAATGTAGAAAACCTCAATGGAACATATATGATAAAAAAGATAAAGGTGATTCCGCCTTTATCTTTGTTTTTGTTGAATAACTTATACATAAAAGAACGACATCTCTAGGAGGAAATTAAGATATGGAACATATAGAAGCTGGAACTGTGACCACGCTTCAGGTTGAAAGGATTGCTCCCTTTGGCTACTTCTTAACAGACGGAGAAGAAGATGTACTCTTACATCAAAGTGAAGTGGATAGACAACTAGAAGTCGGAGAATCCCTATCTGTATTTATTTACCAGGATAAACAAGGAAGGTTAACAGCTACATCTAAAATCCCTAAAATCCAGGTCGGACGATACGGCTGGGCAGAAGTTGTGAATGTTGTTGAGAACTTAGGCGTATTCGTTGATATTGGAATTAACAAAGATATTTTAGTATCTTTGGACGACCTACCCTTATTTCAAAGTGTGTGGCCATCGAACGGGGATCAATTATTTTTATCCTTGAAAACGGATCGAAATGGTAGACTGTTCGGACGCCTTGCAACAGAGAATATTATTCAACAGCTCACTAAGAAAGCTCCCGAAACCATGAAAAATAATAATGTTAAAGGTCGGGTATATAGAGAATCTAAGGTAGGTACCTTTGTCCTAACAGAGGATGGGTATAGAGGGTTTGTTCATGAGTCTGAGAGACCGAAGGAACCGAGGTTAGGTGAATCAATTGAAGGACGAGTCATAGATGTAAAAAAGGATGGAACTTTAAATTTATCCCTGATCCCACGTGGACATGAAAAAATGGACGAAGATTCTGAGGCTATCTTATCTTATATGCATTCTCGAAATGGTGCTATGCCGTATAGTGACAAAAGCCAGCCAGATGATATTCTGGAGCGTTTCGGTATGAGTAAAGCTTCCTTTAAAAGGGCTTTAGGTAAACTGATGAAAGCAAACAGGATTGAACAAAGAGAAGGTTGGACATATTTTAAAGAGGAAGACCGAGAATCAAAACAATAGGCCATGAGGAACCTCTCATGGCCTTATTTCTGACACTACTCTTCTTAATTTTTGTCCTTTTTCTAATGGGAGGAAGCTCTTAAATTGTAGGATTGGTGAAACTACTTTTTGCTGGTTAAATAGGGTGGAAAACTCACTTATGATAGCCTGTTTCTCATGGTCATGTAGATCCCTTGAGACTTCAATTACTAATTCGTTATGGGTTACCTGACGAATTCGATAATTCTCTATATCGTTGGGTAATGCGTGCAATAGAGTTCTAGATAAAAGATCAGGAAAAAGCTTTTGTCTCTCTCCGTTTGTAGTCAACAAAAAGAACACATCATCCTCGCGCCCTTCAATTCTTTTTATCGTTAGAGTCTGATTGCCGCAGCTACAGCCTTCAGGATCTTCTATTAAAATGTCATTGAGTCTATATCGAATAATGGGTTGAGAAGTTCTTTTCATGTCTGTAATAATCGGGATGAAACGCAAATCGTCTACATATTCTTTTTCCACAAATACAATATCTTCATTTAGGTGAAGCTTTCCGTGTGAACAGGTACAACCTAAAAAGCCTTCCGTGCATTGATAAATTTGTCCCAAAGGTAATGAAAAGAAAGTCTCTACTTTTTCTTTTGTTTCATCTGGTAGCACTTCTGCTATGGAAAAAAGCTGTTCTACATTCTCGAAGTCGGAATGACCACAGCGTTTTATTATCTCGATCCAAACAGATGGGGGAGCAACAATGATTTCTGGATTTAGTTGACTGAGTCTCGCCACTTCTTTGTCGATATTTGAGAATAGGTCAAAGAAATGAAAGTCAATATTGCCTTCATTTGCAGTTTCATATAAATTGCTGTTTGCTCTTAAAAAAAGGGCGACTTTTCTTTTTTGAAAGATACTCCTGCCCTCTAGTACTTTAGCTAATATGGCACCAACCCATTGGTACTGCTCCCTTTCTGAAACAAGAAATATCCCTTTGTTGCCAGAGGTTCCAGATGATAGTCCCACTGTTACGCCTTTATGTGTCGGGGAGAAATCTCTAGACTTCTCAGCAGAAATGGCTACCTTTAAACATTCTTCTTTAGTCAGCCCTTTGGTATTCAGCTCATCAAAATGTTTCATCATGCTTTGCTTATTCATGATGGGATATGAGGATAGTTGATGACCGATTTCTTTATAAAATGTGGAATGTTTGTTAACAAATTTCAACTGCTGCTTTAGCCATTTTTGTTGTACTTTTTCTAGTGAATTTCTTGATTGATATTTCCTTCTATATAGTAAATAGCTGAACAAAATGTTCAGCTTACTTGTCCAATTCATAGAGAGCCTCCTTATATCTTTGATAGGATTGTTCACAATGTGAAGGGAAAATGAGGAGCTCCTGATTGTTGTTGGTTAATTTATGTAGCTTGTTAAAAGTATTTTTATATGCACTCCAACCTTCAATGACAAGCTTTGCAATAGGGTGTGGAAGTGCTTGGTGTTGGATAGACGAGAAAGACCAGCTCGCATCGGCGCATAATAATACCCATTTTTTTCTCAGTTTTAAAAACAGTCCGTACTGATGGTTCGTGTGTCCTGGTAAATGAACAGCAAACATGAGTGAATCCCCAAATAAGTCATATCCTTCAGTAAAGGGATATAACTCTTCAGGTAATCGAACATGATTCCTATCCTCGATGAAGGTAAAGTTTGTATCTTTGGGAATTAATTCTGGAATAAATGCTTTTTTTACAGCAGAAACTCCTTTTTTTCCATGAAGTTCAGTCCACTCCCATTTAGAACAAAACGTTACTTTATTTGAAAACCGGTGGTAGCCCCCGACATGGTCCGCATGGAAATGGGAAAGGAATACAGCATTGACCGCGGGTAGATCCGTCTCAAAAGAAAAAGAATTTTCCAATTTTACAGGTGTGAGCAGGCGGTATAGGGTATAAGGGAATGGGTCTGTTACATCAAAAAATGTAGAATCATAACCCGTATCAAAAAGGATCGTGCCTTCTGTTGGATGTTCAAATGTGAAAATTAAAGAGGGAAAAGCCGTCTTTTTCCAAGAGTTCATTTGATCAGCTAATTTGCCTCTTTGATAGCATTCACCTGTTTTATACACTTGTAAGCTATGAATATATCGATTTGTACCAATTGGCATAGTGAATAATTCCTTCCTCGATACTTATTAAGGGTTCGTATCCTAGTTCTTTGCGTGCCTTTTCAATACTTAGGGTTTGGGAGTTGCCCAGAACACTAACACTGTACCTTGTAATAAATGGTTCCTTCTTAATGAATGGCAATTGATAGATAGCTTCTAGGAAGTAAGCGACTCTAAAAATTACAGGGTAGGGAAGTTTCTTATACTGAACGTTTATCTTTAAGTGAGTAAATAAAAGGTCACAAAGACTTTTAAAGGAATAGGGCTCTCCGTTTGAAATGTTATAGGTTTGACCGACTTCACCCTTCTCTAAACTTAGCTCTAAGGCATGAGCCACATTTTCAACATAAGTAAGGTCAATTAAAGTCTTTCCATTATTAAATAGCGGAATGCCTTTGGTCTTAT
This DNA window, taken from Bacillus carboniphilus, encodes the following:
- a CDS encoding cold-inducible protein YdjO-related protein produces the protein MFNRKNQEEVEKLDTIVWVCSSDDCNCWVRDNFKSSEEPACPICESKMEQSTKFIEVVHNPSSAM
- a CDS encoding S1 RNA-binding domain-containing protein, yielding MEHIEAGTVTTLQVERIAPFGYFLTDGEEDVLLHQSEVDRQLEVGESLSVFIYQDKQGRLTATSKIPKIQVGRYGWAEVVNVVENLGVFVDIGINKDILVSLDDLPLFQSVWPSNGDQLFLSLKTDRNGRLFGRLATENIIQQLTKKAPETMKNNNVKGRVYRESKVGTFVLTEDGYRGFVHESERPKEPRLGESIEGRVIDVKKDGTLNLSLIPRGHEKMDEDSEAILSYMHSRNGAMPYSDKSQPDDILERFGMSKASFKRALGKLMKANRIEQREGWTYFKEEDRESKQ
- a CDS encoding F390 synthetase-related protein, encoding MNWTSKLNILFSYLLYRRKYQSRNSLEKVQQKWLKQQLKFVNKHSTFYKEIGHQLSSYPIMNKQSMMKHFDELNTKGLTKEECLKVAISAEKSRDFSPTHKGVTVGLSSGTSGNKGIFLVSEREQYQWVGAILAKVLEGRSIFQKRKVALFLRANSNLYETANEGNIDFHFFDLFSNIDKEVARLSQLNPEIIVAPPSVWIEIIKRCGHSDFENVEQLFSIAEVLPDETKEKVETFFSLPLGQIYQCTEGFLGCTCSHGKLHLNEDIVFVEKEYVDDLRFIPIITDMKRTSQPIIRYRLNDILIEDPEGCSCGNQTLTIKRIEGREDDVFFLLTTNGERQKLFPDLLSRTLLHALPNDIENYRIRQVTHNELVIEVSRDLHDHEKQAIISEFSTLFNQQKVVSPILQFKSFLPLEKGQKLRRVVSEIRP
- a CDS encoding MBL fold metallo-hydrolase, producing MPIGTNRYIHSLQVYKTGECYQRGKLADQMNSWKKTAFPSLIFTFEHPTEGTILFDTGYDSTFFDVTDPFPYTLYRLLTPVKLENSFSFETDLPAVNAVFLSHFHADHVGGYHRFSNKVTFCSKWEWTELHGKKGVSAVKKAFIPELIPKDTNFTFIEDRNHVRLPEELYPFTEGYDLFGDSLMFAVHLPGHTNHQYGLFLKLRKKWVLLCADASWSFSSIQHQALPHPIAKLVIEGWSAYKNTFNKLHKLTNNNQELLIFPSHCEQSYQRYKEALYELDK